In Oryzias melastigma strain HK-1 linkage group LG16, ASM292280v2, whole genome shotgun sequence, a single genomic region encodes these proteins:
- the LOC112143979 gene encoding nuclear receptor coactivator 7 isoform X1, with the protein MVFQPQEPSFLCWLSSAPSSSIMGVAYSVGEVDHLYTFFVQWSPNIYMQGSKKHRKPRHFRKKNPNDPASEGKEVAAINTLRSKPVSNLSSAANWEIITVKQTKRRLSLCSLEDSEADEQEFQEGNTLPVLSDHSQLIDHHHLKTLVAHLPQRTQGYKWYLVYSTAIHGSSLKTLYRNMAGLDSPVLLVIKDMHKKVFGAFSSDPFRISKYCYGTGETFLFTFSPDFQQYKWSGENSYFVSGDLESLQIGGGGGGFALWLDADLYHGASFSCPTFHNPTLSTHQDFIVQDVEVWTLKN; encoded by the exons ATGGTTTTTCAGCCACAAGAGCCTTCTTTTCTATGCTGGTTATCGTCTGCACCTTCATCTTCAATCATGGGAGTTGCCTACAGCGTTGGAGA ggTGGACCACCTCTACACCTTCTTTGTACAATGGTCACCAAATATCTACATGCAGGGCAGCAAGAAGCACCGCAAGCCGCGACACTTcaggaagaaaaatccaaatgatCCAGCCTCTGAAGGGAAAGAGGTGGCTGCAATCAACACACTCCGCAGCAAACCTGTCAGCAATCTCAGCAGTGCAGCCAACTGGGAG ATTATTACAGTGAAGCAAACAAAGCGCCGCCTCAGCCTGTGCAGCTTGGAGGACTCTGAGGCAGATGAGCAGGAGTTTCAGGAGGGCAACACTCTTCCTGTCCTGAGTGACCACAGCCAGCTGATAGACCACCATCACCTGAAAACC CTTGTTGCTCATCTACCGCAAAGAACTCAAGGCTACAAGTGGTATCTGGTCTACAGCACAGCCATCCACGGGAGCAGCCTGAAGACTCTCTACAGAAACATGGCTGGTCTGGACAGCCCGGTGCTGCTGGTCATCAAAGACATGCACAAAAAG GTGTTCGGGGCGTTTTCTTCAGATCCATTTAGAATCAGTAAATACTGCTACGGCACCGGGGAAACCTTTCTGTTCACCTTCAGCCCTGATTTCCAG CAATATAAGTGGAGCGGTGAAAACTCTTACTTTGTGAGTGGAGACTTGGAATCGCTACAGATCGGTGGAGGAGG tgGTGGCTTTGCCTTGTGGCTGGATGCTGATTTGTACCACGGTGCCAGCTTTTCCTGCCCTACCTTTCACAACCCAACTCTTTCCACACACCAAGACTTCATAGTGCAAGATGTTGAGGTGTGGACCTTAAAAAACTGA
- the cmtm8b gene encoding CKLF-like MARVEL transmembrane domain-containing protein 8b isoform X3, which translates to MEPPTAASTRRGPSSPQHNTSTSTLAFDQHFTSTAKGILLLSEIVCGMLVWILVGGTDYFHLPALSWVMFVAIVFWILTVCLFIIYLTRAHYRLPQIPWTTLVTCTKLTIIEIHVKSYMTKCCFFQSVCFDCSATALYLVTAVVDALSVNQAIRGRHNYNCWAASAFFAFLTTLCYAASSWLSLHAWKNSEEEQ; encoded by the exons ATGGAGCCACCGACTGCAGCGTCAACTCGCAGGGGACCCTCATCACCGCAGCACAATACCTCCACTTCTACCTTGGCCTTTGACCAGCACTTCACTTCAACAGCCAAAGGAATACTCCTCCTCTCTGAGATA GTGTGTGGCATGTTGGTGTGGATCCTGGTTGGGGGCACAGACTATTTCCACCTTCCTGCTCTTAGCTGGGTGATGTTTGTTGCCATCGTTTTCTGGATTTTGACGGTGTGTCTGTTTATAATTTACCTCACCAGAGCCCATTACAGGTTACCACAGATCCCCTGGACAACACTGGTAACATGCACAAAGCTTACAATCATTGAGATTCACGTTAAATCCTACATgacaaaatgttgtttctttcagTCCGTGTGTTTTGACTGCAGCGCCACGGCTCTGTATCTGGTAACAGCAGTGGTAGATGCTCTTTCTGTCAACCAGGCCATTAGAGGGCGACATAACTACAATTGTTGGGCAGCATCAGCA tTCTTTGCTTTTCTCACCACGCTGTGCTACGCAGCGAGCAGCTGGCTGAGCCTTCACGCCTGGAAAAACTCAGAAGAAGAGCAGTAG
- the cmtm8b gene encoding CKLF-like MARVEL transmembrane domain-containing protein 8b isoform X1, protein MEPPTAASTRRGPSSPQHNTSTSTLAFDQHFTSTAKGILLLSEIVCGMLVWILVGGTDYFHLPALSWVMFVAIVFWILTVCLFIIYLTRAHYRLPQIPWTTLVTCTKLTIIEIHVKSYMTKCCFFQSVCFDCSATALYLVTAVVDALSVNQAIRGRHNYNCWAASAVILCFSHHAVLRSEQLAEPSRLEKLRRRAVVFTFHFSKLKKNSQCFPVRNYYIERQGWELLINKCCRQYH, encoded by the exons ATGGAGCCACCGACTGCAGCGTCAACTCGCAGGGGACCCTCATCACCGCAGCACAATACCTCCACTTCTACCTTGGCCTTTGACCAGCACTTCACTTCAACAGCCAAAGGAATACTCCTCCTCTCTGAGATA GTGTGTGGCATGTTGGTGTGGATCCTGGTTGGGGGCACAGACTATTTCCACCTTCCTGCTCTTAGCTGGGTGATGTTTGTTGCCATCGTTTTCTGGATTTTGACGGTGTGTCTGTTTATAATTTACCTCACCAGAGCCCATTACAGGTTACCACAGATCCCCTGGACAACACTGGTAACATGCACAAAGCTTACAATCATTGAGATTCACGTTAAATCCTACATgacaaaatgttgtttctttcagTCCGTGTGTTTTGACTGCAGCGCCACGGCTCTGTATCTGGTAACAGCAGTGGTAGATGCTCTTTCTGTCAACCAGGCCATTAGAGGGCGACATAACTACAATTGTTGGGCAGCATCAGCAGTAA tTCTTTGCTTTTCTCACCACGCTGTGCTACGCAGCGAGCAGCTGGCTGAGCCTTCACGCCTGGAAAAACTCAGAAGAAGAGCAGTAGTCTTCACTTTTCACTTttccaaacttaaaaaaaatagccaatgCTTCCCTGTGCGTAACTATTACATAGAAAGGCAGGGGTGGGAGcttttaatcaataaatgttGCAGACAGTATCACTAA
- the cmtm8b gene encoding CKLF-like MARVEL transmembrane domain-containing protein 8b isoform X2, which yields MEPPTAASTRRGPSSPQHNTSTSTLAFDQHFTSTAKGILLLSEIVCGMLVWILVGGTDYFHLPALSWVMFVAIVFWILTVCLFIIYLTRAHYRLPQIPWTTLSVCFDCSATALYLVTAVVDALSVNQAIRGRHNYNCWAASAVILCFSHHAVLRSEQLAEPSRLEKLRRRAVVFTFHFSKLKKNSQCFPVRNYYIERQGWELLINKCCRQYH from the exons ATGGAGCCACCGACTGCAGCGTCAACTCGCAGGGGACCCTCATCACCGCAGCACAATACCTCCACTTCTACCTTGGCCTTTGACCAGCACTTCACTTCAACAGCCAAAGGAATACTCCTCCTCTCTGAGATA GTGTGTGGCATGTTGGTGTGGATCCTGGTTGGGGGCACAGACTATTTCCACCTTCCTGCTCTTAGCTGGGTGATGTTTGTTGCCATCGTTTTCTGGATTTTGACGGTGTGTCTGTTTATAATTTACCTCACCAGAGCCCATTACAGGTTACCACAGATCCCCTGGACAACACTG TCCGTGTGTTTTGACTGCAGCGCCACGGCTCTGTATCTGGTAACAGCAGTGGTAGATGCTCTTTCTGTCAACCAGGCCATTAGAGGGCGACATAACTACAATTGTTGGGCAGCATCAGCAGTAA tTCTTTGCTTTTCTCACCACGCTGTGCTACGCAGCGAGCAGCTGGCTGAGCCTTCACGCCTGGAAAAACTCAGAAGAAGAGCAGTAGTCTTCACTTTTCACTTttccaaacttaaaaaaaatagccaatgCTTCCCTGTGCGTAACTATTACATAGAAAGGCAGGGGTGGGAGcttttaatcaataaatgttGCAGACAGTATCACTAA
- the cmtm8b gene encoding CKLF-like MARVEL transmembrane domain-containing protein 8b isoform X4: protein MEPPTAASTRRGPSSPQHNTSTSTLAFDQHFTSTAKGILLLSEIVCGMLVWILVGGTDYFHLPALSWVMFVAIVFWILTVCLFIIYLTRAHYRLPQIPWTTLSVCFDCSATALYLVTAVVDALSVNQAIRGRHNYNCWAASAFFAFLTTLCYAASSWLSLHAWKNSEEEQ, encoded by the exons ATGGAGCCACCGACTGCAGCGTCAACTCGCAGGGGACCCTCATCACCGCAGCACAATACCTCCACTTCTACCTTGGCCTTTGACCAGCACTTCACTTCAACAGCCAAAGGAATACTCCTCCTCTCTGAGATA GTGTGTGGCATGTTGGTGTGGATCCTGGTTGGGGGCACAGACTATTTCCACCTTCCTGCTCTTAGCTGGGTGATGTTTGTTGCCATCGTTTTCTGGATTTTGACGGTGTGTCTGTTTATAATTTACCTCACCAGAGCCCATTACAGGTTACCACAGATCCCCTGGACAACACTG TCCGTGTGTTTTGACTGCAGCGCCACGGCTCTGTATCTGGTAACAGCAGTGGTAGATGCTCTTTCTGTCAACCAGGCCATTAGAGGGCGACATAACTACAATTGTTGGGCAGCATCAGCA tTCTTTGCTTTTCTCACCACGCTGTGCTACGCAGCGAGCAGCTGGCTGAGCCTTCACGCCTGGAAAAACTCAGAAGAAGAGCAGTAG
- the LOC112143979 gene encoding nuclear receptor coactivator 7 isoform X2: MAASCKEPTCRAVQNLAGNLATMKLLIENMKVLYIAGDCVEPYVKIITVKQTKRRLSLCSLEDSEADEQEFQEGNTLPVLSDHSQLIDHHHLKTLVAHLPQRTQGYKWYLVYSTAIHGSSLKTLYRNMAGLDSPVLLVIKDMHKKVFGAFSSDPFRISKYCYGTGETFLFTFSPDFQQYKWSGENSYFVSGDLESLQIGGGGGGFALWLDADLYHGASFSCPTFHNPTLSTHQDFIVQDVEVWTLKN, translated from the exons ATGGCGGCTTCCTGTAAGGAGCCAACGTGCAGAGCAGTGCAGAACTTGGCAGGAAATTTAGCAACTATGAAGCTACTGattgaaaatatgaaagtgCTTTATATTGCCGGTGATTGTGTGGAGCCATATGTGAAG ATTATTACAGTGAAGCAAACAAAGCGCCGCCTCAGCCTGTGCAGCTTGGAGGACTCTGAGGCAGATGAGCAGGAGTTTCAGGAGGGCAACACTCTTCCTGTCCTGAGTGACCACAGCCAGCTGATAGACCACCATCACCTGAAAACC CTTGTTGCTCATCTACCGCAAAGAACTCAAGGCTACAAGTGGTATCTGGTCTACAGCACAGCCATCCACGGGAGCAGCCTGAAGACTCTCTACAGAAACATGGCTGGTCTGGACAGCCCGGTGCTGCTGGTCATCAAAGACATGCACAAAAAG GTGTTCGGGGCGTTTTCTTCAGATCCATTTAGAATCAGTAAATACTGCTACGGCACCGGGGAAACCTTTCTGTTCACCTTCAGCCCTGATTTCCAG CAATATAAGTGGAGCGGTGAAAACTCTTACTTTGTGAGTGGAGACTTGGAATCGCTACAGATCGGTGGAGGAGG tgGTGGCTTTGCCTTGTGGCTGGATGCTGATTTGTACCACGGTGCCAGCTTTTCCTGCCCTACCTTTCACAACCCAACTCTTTCCACACACCAAGACTTCATAGTGCAAGATGTTGAGGTGTGGACCTTAAAAAACTGA